DNA from Brassica napus cultivar Da-Ae unplaced genomic scaffold, Da-Ae ScsIHWf_2778;HRSCAF=3551, whole genome shotgun sequence:
TTCTAATGTTTATGGTTTCATGCAGGGATGTCAAAAATCAGTTACATTTGATGGGCTTGCTCAGCtgactcgtttttttttttccatgagcatgatttttatattttaagcttttatattttaagctcatttaataaataagtGTAATGATCAAGCTTAAATTAGATCATGAGTTATATGAACATGAGCTTCTTCATGAGCTTGTTCATTTTTTTGTacttacaattatatatatatatattatatctggataatttctatttttttatgtaaaaaagataatttatatatttaccatattcattttctaaaattaaaatgtcaaaccaaatctttttaaaagataatttctatattaatcatatttatcttctaaaattaaaCGTAAAACATACATATAAGTAATATGgaaattaaacttttaaaagttaTCGATAACTTTTtcgaagaaagaaaaaagaaactataCTATTTAGGAATTATCAAAATCTTCTATATAAATCCACATTAACCCTATCATCTCTCTCACAAACTTCGTTGATCCCAAATTTGACATACGTCTCTTTCGCTTTTGCTTATcgtaatatttatgttttgaattttttatgtttagtatttaatatttatgttttggatttttaatatttaaattttgaacaaTATTCTAGAAGTTATTTTatcactatttattttattttataattattttataattattatttttatttagatcaCAAATTAGCTCATTTAACTCATGATCTAGATGATCTAAATTCGATTTACATATTGAAGCTCATATAATAAATGAGCCGAGCTGAGCTGAGCTGAGCTAGCTCATGAAATAGCGAGCTCACTATCACTATGAATTGAGCTCATTTGAGCGAGTTAgctcattttgacacccctattcattttttttggatCATTTACTTCAGGCATTTGGAGTCTCCACTCTCCAAACAATTATgactgatttaaaaaaaaaatgaaaattaccgtttactaattaatttttttttaacactgaatcATTGTAACATTCATGACCAAATTGGTCTTACATAAATGCAGAAATACTGCAAACAGAAAAACCAGTACAAAATAGAAGACAATAACTATTAGAAGCTTAGCTATATTGATACCAGTAGGTACCATTCAAAGATAAACTGTGACCAACCTTAATCCATCCTGATTAATTATGTGAGAGTAATTGTTAGATCGTTGATGAATGGAAAGATAATTCAAAAATGCAATGCAACTAAAATGTTATTGGAAGTCGCAATTGTGTAGCTGGAGATGCCAACCATCTGTACAATAAATCATGGTAAAATATgaattatatgtttaaaattcTTACTAATTATAGGATTATGAGAAAGTTATCAGGTGAGAAACAAGAAGCACAAGAAAATGTTGAAAGTGAAAACTTACTCAGTGCATCCATCAATATGAGTTCTTGACCATGTTGAAATGGAATTAAGCGGAACAGGCTTGCAGATTGTGTTTAAGCGGAAGCAGTTACAGGGCAACTCTCCTTTGGCAAGTGACAAAGCCAATAAGCTACCAAGAACACAAAAGAGCAAATTGCATAGTCGCGTGCCAATAGAAAGATGCCCTATTACTGCTCTGCTTATTGTTAACTCTCTCATCCTCCTCCATTGTGACTTCTTCTGTTTTTGCTATGAGAGAAGGTTGCTTGGTTACTCATGGACTCATAGGCTCAGTATATATACCTATataagttttaatataataaatggtGACTTTTTGACATTTGGGTGATGGAGAGAAAAGATGAGATGCTTTTGATGGCTTATTCCATGGATATCCATCCCCATTTTCCTTTTTACTAAGCGTTGCCTTTTGATGATGCTTTGCTGCTTCTGATCATGTCTCTCATTATTGTGCTTCATAATGAAGCCACTCAAGGAATTTTTTTAACCCACCCAGGTTCGAAGGTATGTCTCTACTACACACATCTAAGAGCACCCCCATTAGTGAACCCCATTAAAGGAGTTCACAAAGtattcttttattattatttttttttggtttgatttttgtttaaaaaaaaaaaaaattattttttcggaccaatcgcgggccgccacatgccgtggggcccgcgctacagtgatgaaccAGGTTCACtgggaagaggagaagagagacaAGTTCATCACTATtccttattttaatatttttttttttgaaatctgtgtgaACCCCGCATAAGTTCACTAATGGGGGTGCTATAAGTATGTAACGTAttcatagttttaatttaatttttaatttgtaaaaaaattaaaagaatctAGACTTTATATTTgactgaaaataattaaaatctgtaGAGTGATGATGATTGTGAAAGTGAAAGAATTGGTATATAAAAAACTGATGATGGCATATCCTTTTTGAAGGGTTATTCCATGAATATCCAGAACATGAAAACGGATCGTTTCGACAAGAATGTGATGACTTGATTTTATGCTTTTATGAAGAGTCAAAGTTGTTTGCATCATTTGACTCATTACTCCAAATCTCATTCTTGCTTCTTATTTTGCAGGTTGTAGAGTAATATGCTTTGTCTCCCATGTAGCTGCTGCTCATGTTCCTTGCATTCTACGTCATGAGCCATCATAGGCTTAGGGCTTTTCGATTTATATTCTATTTCTCATAACTATTCAAGAGATTGCCATCAAGAACTGATAACATCTTGTAAGAAATTGATTGATATATCATTTTAGTCAAATCTGGTAGCAAAATGTAACTGATTTTCTCTAAAATGCTAAAGAAACTAAAACATGCAAGCCCAAATCATTTCAAGCCCAAACAGCTAGAAGAGACATCAAACCAGCACCAAGAATAAGAGAAAGGCTACAAGCTAATTGTATCTTCATACTACTCTGAGCTTTATGGTCCATGAATAGTGGAGCTACCAAATCAACAAGCGCCATGTAAATCAAGATTCCAGCAGCTGCCGCATTAAGAAAACCTGATACTTTTAGTGCCATTGGGCTGTTCTCATTGTAAATCTCTGAAACTCCAATACCGATTCCAATCCCTGCTGGTGCCGTGAGTGCAAAGAACAACACCATAATCCATATTTTCTTAACCCCAAACTTTGCCTGCACAAAAACACCAAGTTAAGTTGTTTATTTAAATATCATTCAGTTGATAGAATCATAAGAGATACAGATAGATTTTAAGATTACCTCAGAGATGCAACCACCAAGACCAAAACCTTCAAACAGTTGATGGAAAGTTATTGCAACCAAGAGAGGCTTTATTGTGCTTACACTCGGAGATGCTCCCAGAGATATTCCTATTATCACTGAGTGAACCACAATCCCCAATTCAAGTATCTAaccataagaaaaataaaagaacatgTGATCAATACTAATTAGCAAATGTGTTTATCTAAAGAAAACTTCGattatttgaaaaattgttttattcaaAATCGAGAGTTTCTTTGAATCTTAACGGACAAAAATGGATTTTGGTTAAAGCCATTTTGAAGGCTATAgacaatttaataaaaaagttaataattttttatattttttacaaatttgtggatctatgtttatgtaaaattttcttaaattttgagGATCATAGACAAGTTGCTTATGTCCCGGCACTGATTTTGGCAATTAGGGTTTTGTGATTTTACTTACTTGTGTCACAATCTTTTTCCTCATATCATCTTGGGGGACGAGAAGAGAGCCATGAGCATGTCCTTGCGAGGCATGAGTATGAGCAGAGCCAATATGTGAATGCTCCTCCTTATCTCCACAGGTACTCACCGGCAACGTCTTAGCCTCATTCTCCGAACGAGACCTGTTCAAATACCCTGAAGCAAAAGACTCAATCAACATGGTCAAAATCGCCGCAGCCATGGCAACTAAATCCGTCATGGGAAAATCACCCCATGGTGACTCTTCTCCGAGGCATGGACTCGTGAGACTCTCGGTGGCATCTGGAAGAATGTGGACGAAACCGGTGGCTAAGATTACTCCTGCGGCAAATGCCTTCACGAACATGAAAAAGTTGCTCTCTGACTTGAGGCCGAAGATAGGTAAACAGACTCCTAACACTCCTGCTACTAAGATGGAGAAGATTGCTCCGATCTTGTACTTAAGAATCGTTGCCTTCTCTGTAGCGGAGCCTCCTCCATTGGAGCCACCACATTCGTTTTCTTCATCAGTGGCTGAGACTAGAAGCGGTAGAATAGacaaagagaaaatgaaagctGAAACTACGGTTTTTTGGACTCGATACATCATTGGCTTTTGATGAACGTTAGAGTTTCTTTTTTGTTAGTCTTCGTTTGTGTGGTTTGTAACAATGAACAATTCACACTGcttatttatataagattttttttttttgtttagagaGGTTGGTTACTCGGGATATTGAATTAGTTTGAAAAGGTTAGAAATATTGGCCCTAAAGATGGGAACTTGTGTAATTGTTGAATAGACTATGTCGACGAACAGTAATaatgttgtttttaattattattgtgaAAGAATTGTGTTGGGTTTAGAAGCTGTTTATCGGAGATGACGACATATTTAGTCTATGTGTGTCgtgattattagtttctaaCTTTCTACTACTTTCTagtcaaaacaagaaaaaaagactAGAAATTTAGGCAGTTTTGTATTtaatgcaaaatatttttttgggtgTAAAGGTTAATGCAAAATATATCTTAACAGCCTAATTGCGAAAGGGTTTGGaagatttgatatttttatttataatcctGAGATATCCAGCGGTCGAGGTCTAATTAACTAATAATTCTTCAAGGTCTGTCAACCGACCCCATACAAACTCAGTTGTTTGTAATGAGAAATAGAAATTCCTGTCGACTGATATATCTGTGATAATAGATCTCGAATCCAGAATAGTTGATACCTTTCCAAGGCTTCTTTGCGTTGTCGCATGATAGACAATCATGCATGGAGCTTCGAGATATAAAAATGGAGTTGAACACAACGAAAGTAGACTCTTCTTGATAATCAACACAATAATGGAGCAAGGTTCTCTCCAGCATTTGACACATAAGCATTTTAGAATCATGTGAGAGTGACATGTCATTAACTGAAAAAAGTTGAAAAGCCAACCAAATCATTTTGTTTCTCCACGTCATTGATTGCCACTGTGTTTACACGTTTTTTTCGTGTACGTTCATATCACCAATACGTGACTTTGACTTCTGTGACTTTGACTTCTCTGGGGTGACTGTCTCTGCTTCTTCACCCTCTGGTGTTTCTCCCACTCAAGTTAATTGTTTTTCCTTCCTCGAGAAAATTAGGTCAAGAAAGTTATTAACTGATGGTGCTTTTTACAATGAGCTTGGACGTGAACGATGGAGAAATAAAGTCAGTGCATCGCCTAGAGAAAGCCATGGCAGTGAGAAACGAGTCTCATGTCAGATGAGTTCTTCTCGCTCTATGTTTCACAGCTACTGCACATACAATATTCCCGTCAAACAAAGAAGACCAGTCTTCATTGCCACACAACTAATATGATGTTTCTTTATGAAGGAACAGATCAATGGCATGAAAACCCTGCACTAGCCCATGATATTCTAgaggagtctgtcccagagaaTATTATACAAGCTGACCATTGTGCGTGCTTTAGGCCGATTACTCAGTAGTTGGAGAATATGCTGATAACGTGGACAAAGAATGCACTGTTAGGTTTGTGTTATTGTTTAGACCCCAAGCTGGAATTGAGCAGAAGATACTGAAGTTATGTTATGACTGTCACTGCTCTCTTATGATCGTCAATGCTCTCTCATATATTGCAGGTTAGGATGTTGTGTTCTTGTTTTAGATATGTTGCGACACATATGTCGATTCAGATCTATTGTGTTTCTTAGTTGAGCTGTCATGATGAGTCTCTGGCTATAAAACCAAGTACTATCTAATGTCTATGCTGCAGATGATGGTGACTTCGCTTATTGATGTTATGGTGTATTAAGAGAGTGATGAGAAATGTATCCACctattttaaatgtatatgaggctttaaatatatatcaaaactgCAGTAAATGCAAAATAAAGCTCTTAATCCACAAACATGCATATGGCAACGAATTCTAAAGCTTTGTTTCATCCTGTGCAGAGGTTAGGTGTCTCAAACAAAGAGAGTCTACTAAATACGGTAGACACAAGCTACGTCAATTTTTTGCATCATATTTCATTATTTCTTAGTTGATCTTTAATTGATCATCAATAAATATTTGCCACAATGGTGTTTGGAAGAGATCGATAGCGACAAGTATTCAACAATCTCTAATACAAAGAAACAAGTTCGTATAATGTTCTTTAGTAACTTAACAAGTTCGTATAGTTACCTTCATTATTACAAAATAACAATagcatttcaaaaaaaaaacataaaaaataaacaaacaaataggatactaaagcaagaaaaaataataagacCATGAATGACCTAAATAGTGGACGACCAAAGAGGTGactgactttttttttaataggtgAATgtcattgtctttttttttttgggtattctatgtttttttaaatgtctgattatgtgttttctttctgtgaacataaatatttgataaaataaaatatgacaaaagcTTTCCgttctaaaaaaaagaagaagtaaaatTAGCTTAGTTACTTACTACTTACGAGTATTACATTTTAGTAGAAAACATGTCTTTACAATATATTCCAACAAATAAACAATTAAGTTTTAAGATAGTAATTTTTTACTCCAAACATAATactatacaaaacaaaactatacATTACAAAAACAAATCCTAATTAATTATGTTAATGCATTATATGAAACAACATTTACGAAGAAGTTCGTAGACTTAGGGTGTGATTGGCTATTGCTGTAGATGCTTTCTATAGCCACAATTATATCAACAGTCTTAAATCTACATCAATcttgatttgtattttttttaaacttatatcCTTTTTTAAAATACACAACACTTCTTTAAACTCATGTTTTAGGTTTAACTTACCAATCTGTCTAACAACAATATTTCTACCGCAAAAAAAATCACAGCTCTTACCAATCAAATCCGTAGTAACTACAAGGAGAAACATAGATCAAACATAACCTACACAAGAGGCATGGTTTGGTGAAGATCCATGACAATGCCACTCACAATTTGATTCAAACATTTTTGGAATGATCACCTATATAGTGCGTATGTCCCACAACTTGAACAAACAAAGACGGGTTTCAGTCATTAAAACGATGATTCAAAAATGAAACATGATATCCTCTATAAAGATGAGTcttataaagaaatttttttaaaaaaatcatctttacaaatatatattacaaagggtaaaatttaaaaatatataaatatgtttaaaattatttttgctCAAAGTTATAATATAACACGTACCAACATCTGTTGATATCTACTAAtcacaaaatatcaaataataatttaataactgAAACTAAAAAGTAACAAATATCAAAACCTTTTTATGAAAATTCAACAGAAAAATTTTCCGCGGCGTAGCGCGGGTATTTACCTAGTTTGATACAATGACGATTAAAGAGATCATCGCATTCTGCCAAAATTATTATGATTCACATTTGTTTTTGGCCAATTAACGTTGATTCAGTATAATTACTTTCAAAATAATGTGTTTCAATAAAATTCATTCTTTCATCTAACGTTTTATAAGCATAAATGCATCTTTTTTTATGTCAACTAAATGcatcttctttatatatatatatatagcagaATTCAGCAAATAATCAGCGATGATTCTGCTTCTGCAAGTTGAAgaataattctttttattttgtcaatggctaaagaaaaaatttcatatataacatAGACTTAAACTTTACTCCCTCCGCTTATAATCCGTTTAATTATAAGTGTCACTTAAACACTTTTtacacataataaaaaaattattgaaatatatttatgttttcattaattacaTCTAATTGATCAATAACATTTgagataattaaatttatttattagatcaataaattttacaattaatattcagctgaaagtaaataaaaattgtattggaaatctaaaacgacactttttatgtaacaaaaaaaaaaactcaaaagtgACACTCTTTAAAAAATAGAGGGAGTATTATTTTGCAATTGtggttttggcaaaaaaaaatttcattttacgGTTTCAATGGAAAACATGCTTCTTCCTGTTTTCAGCGAGAAAACCGATTTTACGGTTTCGATggaaaaatgtgattttttggttttggcaaaAATGAGCTTTTacgattttggaaaaaaaaaaactttatttatcggttttagcgagaaaaaata
Protein-coding regions in this window:
- the LOC106431679 gene encoding probable zinc transporter 12; the encoded protein is MMYRVQKTVVSAFIFSLSILPLLVSATDEENECGGSNGGGSATEKATILKYKIGAIFSILVAGVLGVCLPIFGLKSESNFFMFVKAFAAGVILATGFVHILPDATESLTSPCLGEESPWGDFPMTDLVAMAAAILTMLIESFASGYLNRSRSENEAKTLPVSTCGDKEEHSHIGSAHTHASQGHAHGSLLVPQDDMRKKIVTQILELGIVVHSVIIGISLGASPSVSTIKPLLVAITFHQLFEGFGLGGCISEAKFGVKKIWIMVLFFALTAPAGIGIGIGVSEIYNENSPMALKVSGFLNAAAAGILIYMALVDLVAPLFMDHKAQSSMKIQLACSLSLILGAGLMSLLAVWA